Proteins encoded in a region of the Sphingopyxis sp. OAS728 genome:
- a CDS encoding BON domain-containing protein — translation MDRFDDRTPLWDYQDNSVPDDGRDRRGWTSGRAEDAARSFTAIEDEDRRSGRRRETSREQPYRRDDWDDRHAGEQRGYGERAWPRYDRQPKRSRYYDGVGEARSGQGERSDSMWPSELGYPASRGYSPYGDDRYGRRDDGGDDRGFFERAGDEVMSWFGDRDARRRREQDHRGRGPKNYSRSDERIREDVNDRLTEDVWVDASEIEVSVEGGEVTLTGTVEDRRSKRRAEDCADAVSGVKHVQNNLRYASGVVSPKID, via the coding sequence ATGGACAGGTTCGACGACCGCACGCCCCTTTGGGATTATCAGGACAATAGCGTTCCCGACGATGGGCGTGATCGCCGAGGATGGACGAGCGGCCGCGCCGAGGACGCCGCGCGAAGCTTTACCGCAATCGAAGACGAAGATCGCCGGTCCGGACGCCGGCGCGAGACGAGCCGGGAGCAGCCCTATCGACGCGACGACTGGGACGATCGCCACGCCGGCGAACAGCGCGGCTATGGCGAGCGCGCATGGCCGCGCTACGATCGGCAACCCAAACGCTCGCGATATTATGACGGAGTCGGCGAAGCCCGCAGCGGACAGGGCGAGCGTTCTGACTCGATGTGGCCGAGCGAGCTCGGCTATCCCGCTTCTCGGGGCTACTCGCCCTATGGTGATGATCGATATGGCCGCCGCGACGATGGCGGGGATGACCGCGGCTTTTTCGAGCGTGCCGGCGACGAGGTCATGTCGTGGTTCGGCGATCGCGACGCGCGGCGGCGGCGCGAACAGGATCATCGCGGCCGCGGTCCGAAAAACTATTCACGGTCTGACGAGCGCATCCGCGAAGATGTAAACGACCGCCTCACCGAAGATGTCTGGGTCGACGCCTCGGAGATAGAGGTGTCGGTCGAAGGCGGCGAAGTCACGCTGACGGGAACTGTCGAAGACCGCCGCTCCAAGCGCCGCGCCGAAGATTGCGCGGACGCGGTCTCGGGCGTCAAGCATGTGCAGAATAATCTGCGCTACGCGTCGGGCGTCGTCAGTCCGAAGATCGATTGA
- a CDS encoding response regulator, protein MTFRILIVEDDPLVAMMLEGYLEALDLQTVGCVESVGGALACIRDGGFDAAILDVHLASGETSGPVALALKAADLPFIVTTGSGASDDVVYDGAPLLTKPFNLQSLETALAQLNLSA, encoded by the coding sequence ATGACATTCCGCATTCTCATTGTCGAAGATGATCCGCTGGTCGCGATGATGCTCGAGGGCTATCTCGAAGCACTCGATCTACAGACGGTCGGATGCGTCGAGAGTGTGGGCGGCGCGCTAGCCTGCATCCGCGACGGCGGATTCGACGCTGCCATCCTCGACGTCCATCTTGCGAGCGGAGAGACCAGCGGTCCTGTTGCCCTTGCGTTGAAGGCGGCAGATCTACCCTTCATCGTGACGACCGGCTCGGGCGCGAGCGACGATGTCGTCTATGACGGCGCGCCGCTGCTCACCAAGCCGTTCAACCTGCAGAGTCTGGAAACCGCTCTCGCGCAGCTCAATCTCAGTGCGTAA
- a CDS encoding plasmid stabilization protein: MPRGDKSSYTDKQKRKAEHIEEGYEKRGVGKKEAESRAWATVNKESGGGNKSGSGRGVKDTHESSRKGGRKGGSSQSHADRSAAAKKGWETRRRRAKG; the protein is encoded by the coding sequence ATGCCCCGAGGCGACAAGTCGAGTTACACCGACAAGCAAAAACGCAAGGCCGAACATATCGAGGAAGGTTATGAGAAGCGCGGCGTCGGCAAGAAGGAAGCCGAAAGCCGCGCTTGGGCGACGGTAAACAAGGAGTCGGGCGGCGGCAACAAGTCGGGCTCCGGCCGCGGCGTGAAAGATACGCACGAGTCCTCGCGTAAGGGCGGCCGCAAGGGCGGATCGAGCCAGAGCCATGCCGATCGCTCGGCCGCTGCCAAAAAGGGCTGGGAAACCCGCCGCCGCCGCGCGAAGGGCTAG
- a CDS encoding PRC-barrel domain-containing protein — protein MTTDIATDETSRLIASNKVEGTAVYNQGGEKLGSIFNFMVDKRSGRVEYAVLQFGGLFGLGSDHYPLPWDVLTYETGQGGYVVNLDKSLLEKAPRYRADEEPAFDRDYGRGVYDYYGATYPF, from the coding sequence ATGACCACCGATATCGCCACCGACGAAACCAGTCGTCTGATCGCCTCGAACAAGGTCGAGGGTACCGCCGTCTATAATCAGGGAGGCGAGAAGCTCGGCTCGATCTTTAATTTCATGGTCGACAAGCGGTCGGGCCGCGTCGAATATGCCGTTCTCCAGTTCGGCGGCCTCTTCGGCCTCGGCAGCGACCATTACCCGCTTCCGTGGGACGTTCTTACCTATGAGACCGGCCAGGGCGGCTATGTCGTCAATCTCGACAAGAGCCTTCTTGAAAAGGCGCCGCGCTACCGCGCCGACGAGGAACCCGCGTTCGACCGCGACTATGGCCGCGGCGTCTATGACTATTACGGGGCCACCTACCCCTTCTAA
- a CDS encoding 5' nucleotidase, NT5C type, whose protein sequence is MQLYLDCDGVLADFERGATELLGMPPRAYEKRHGIAAFWREIARHPDFYGTLPLMPDAMELFAAVRHLGPVILTGLPRGNWAAAQKIRWAAEHFPGTQILTVMAVDKRNHAQQGDILVDDQLKHAHLWEAAGGIFLHHKDAASTIDRLKELIPADMKANPTPI, encoded by the coding sequence ATGCAACTCTATCTCGACTGCGACGGCGTTTTGGCCGACTTCGAGCGCGGCGCTACCGAGCTGTTGGGGATGCCGCCTCGTGCCTACGAGAAGCGCCACGGCATCGCCGCCTTTTGGCGCGAAATAGCGCGCCACCCCGACTTTTACGGTACGCTCCCGCTCATGCCCGACGCGATGGAATTGTTCGCCGCCGTGCGCCACCTCGGTCCGGTCATTCTGACTGGGCTGCCGCGCGGCAACTGGGCCGCGGCGCAGAAGATCCGGTGGGCCGCCGAGCATTTCCCCGGGACGCAGATCCTGACCGTGATGGCGGTCGACAAGCGCAACCACGCACAGCAAGGCGACATTCTTGTCGACGACCAACTCAAACACGCCCATCTCTGGGAAGCCGCGGGCGGTATCTTCCTTCACCACAAGGATGCCGCCAGCACTATCGACCGGCTGAAGGAACTGATCCCCGCCGACATGAAGGCGAACCCGACACCGATCTGA
- a CDS encoding flavodoxin family protein, with translation MERQKSQPSPRKGMPDPKLDEPAFKQRYIEQFRDPGFDSLRAEIGKLAAVAWNAYRDERKSPQTVKAGTSFADPDYDLSVDWLAAYDAVASARADYERADGVCRMLVINASPRSEHTCPGEMSKSWRLAEIAGDELQQPDTRIETLDLSRLASEYGRNIHPCKACFSTAAPLCHFPCSCYPNHSLGQTQDWMNDIYPMWIRAHGIFLITPVNWYMATSPLKLMMDRMVCMDGGNPDPTSTQGKDAAKAKAIELAGWDYPRPLEGRQFAVVVHGDTEGAKNVRRSLSDWLATLALAPAGPRAELDRYIGYFELYATSHEALDRDKAVQEEVRNAARTLLEAVRAKRAGKQIIAGSQLKEPRDK, from the coding sequence ATGGAACGTCAGAAGAGCCAACCGTCGCCGCGCAAGGGCATGCCCGACCCCAAGCTCGACGAACCCGCGTTCAAGCAGCGCTACATCGAACAGTTTCGCGATCCGGGTTTTGACAGCCTGCGCGCCGAGATCGGAAAACTGGCCGCGGTTGCATGGAATGCCTATCGCGACGAACGCAAGAGCCCGCAGACCGTCAAAGCAGGTACAAGCTTCGCCGATCCGGATTATGATCTCTCGGTTGACTGGCTCGCCGCATATGACGCGGTCGCGAGCGCGCGCGCCGACTATGAGCGCGCCGACGGCGTCTGCCGCATGCTCGTCATCAATGCCTCGCCGCGGTCGGAACATACATGCCCAGGCGAGATGTCGAAAAGCTGGCGCCTCGCCGAGATCGCCGGCGACGAGCTCCAGCAGCCGGACACGCGGATCGAGACACTTGATCTCAGCCGGCTGGCTTCGGAATATGGCCGCAACATCCACCCCTGCAAGGCGTGCTTCTCGACGGCGGCGCCCCTCTGCCACTTTCCGTGCAGCTGCTATCCCAATCATTCATTGGGCCAGACGCAGGACTGGATGAACGACATTTACCCGATGTGGATACGCGCGCACGGCATTTTCCTGATCACGCCGGTCAACTGGTATATGGCGACGTCGCCTCTGAAGCTCATGATGGACCGGATGGTGTGCATGGACGGCGGCAATCCCGATCCCACAAGCACACAAGGCAAGGATGCGGCCAAAGCGAAGGCGATCGAGCTGGCCGGCTGGGACTATCCTCGGCCCCTTGAGGGCCGTCAGTTCGCTGTCGTCGTTCATGGTGACACCGAGGGTGCAAAAAATGTTCGCCGCAGCCTCTCCGACTGGCTGGCAACCCTCGCGCTCGCGCCTGCGGGACCGCGCGCAGAGCTTGACCGCTACATCGGCTATTTCGAACTCTATGCGACGAGCCATGAAGCGCTCGACAGGGACAAGGCCGTACAGGAGGAGGTCCGCAACGCCGCTCGCACTCTCCTCGAGGCGGTACGGGCGAAGCGCGCGGGCAAACAGATCATCGCCGGAAGCCAGCTCAAGGAACCGCGCGACAAGTGA
- a CDS encoding tetratricopeptide repeat-containing sulfotransferase family protein, whose amino-acid sequence MEHLDEEQRLRDAIAADPDSARAHAALVFHLCNAARADEALLHLDREARRRPSNIWPLSLRAGVLSAERRASEAIDVHRRLVAMAPHIAILWCNFANDLAAAGFTSEAASAYRNAVERAPELGGAWLGIANLRGDAFSAADIAVMKRAIGMVADPYQCVQIFFALGRALGEQRDFRRSFENFSQANTLREKLVPHDAARLAAFVEAHRNMRPTLFEARKSSLSQECGPIFIVGMPRSGSTLVEQILASHPDVEGLGELSALEEVAASIGAFDAPDDFFSRLQTLTRAEAMDLATVYLARAGRYRRTGRPFFTDKMPSNWRFIALILRILPGARIIDVRRDAMACCFSAYTTYFNRNTDFPNGLEDLGRYYRAYRGMMESAQASVPERMFDIDYDRLVDDPDREIGALLDSLDLPFATSCLAPHRNRRAVFTPSAQQVRAPINRMKESSSDYLAWLEPLKAALGAE is encoded by the coding sequence TTGGAGCACCTCGACGAAGAGCAACGACTGCGCGACGCGATTGCGGCGGACCCGGATTCCGCTCGCGCGCATGCCGCCTTAGTATTCCACCTGTGTAACGCGGCCCGCGCCGACGAAGCCCTGCTTCATCTCGATCGTGAGGCGCGCCGCCGGCCGTCGAACATCTGGCCGCTTTCGTTACGGGCGGGCGTCCTCTCCGCTGAGCGGCGTGCCAGCGAAGCGATCGATGTCCACCGCAGGCTTGTCGCCATGGCGCCGCATATCGCTATACTCTGGTGCAATTTCGCGAATGATCTTGCGGCTGCAGGCTTCACGTCCGAGGCAGCCTCCGCCTATCGCAACGCCGTTGAGCGCGCGCCCGAACTCGGCGGGGCCTGGCTCGGGATCGCCAATTTGCGCGGCGACGCCTTTTCGGCCGCTGACATTGCGGTCATGAAACGCGCGATTGGTATGGTTGCGGACCCTTATCAGTGCGTACAGATTTTTTTCGCACTCGGCCGCGCGCTGGGCGAGCAACGAGACTTCCGCCGATCATTTGAAAATTTCTCCCAAGCTAACACGTTGCGTGAAAAGCTTGTTCCGCATGATGCCGCACGGCTTGCGGCCTTTGTCGAGGCGCACAGAAACATGCGGCCGACGCTTTTCGAAGCGAGGAAAAGCTCTCTTTCGCAAGAGTGCGGACCGATCTTTATCGTTGGCATGCCGCGGTCGGGATCAACGCTCGTCGAACAGATTTTGGCAAGCCATCCTGACGTCGAAGGCCTTGGTGAACTGTCCGCGCTTGAGGAGGTCGCGGCATCGATAGGCGCTTTCGATGCGCCGGACGACTTTTTCTCCCGTCTGCAGACATTGACACGGGCAGAAGCGATGGATCTTGCTACCGTTTATCTAGCGCGAGCAGGCCGATATCGTCGAACCGGCCGCCCCTTTTTCACGGACAAGATGCCATCCAACTGGCGCTTCATTGCACTCATTCTCCGGATATTGCCGGGTGCGCGGATTATCGATGTCCGGCGCGACGCGATGGCCTGCTGCTTCTCGGCCTACACAACCTATTTTAACCGCAACACCGATTTTCCGAACGGTCTTGAAGACCTCGGCCGATATTACCGCGCCTATCGCGGAATGATGGAAAGCGCTCAAGCTTCCGTGCCCGAGAGAATGTTCGATATCGACTATGATCGGCTCGTAGACGATCCGGATCGGGAGATCGGAGCGCTGCTCGATAGCCTCGACCTCCCTTTCGCGACATCCTGCCTGGCACCGCACAGAAACCGCCGGGCCGTTTTTACACCCAGCGCGCAACAGGTTCGCGCTCCCATAAATCGGATGAAAGAATCGTCTAGCGATTATCTGGCCTGGCTTGAACCGCTCAAGGCTGCGCTAGGAGCAGAATGA